From the genome of Treponema denticola:
CTCAAGGGGGCGGGCATTCATCAGGTTCCGTATTACGTGTAGATGCAAATAGAATAGACTATCTTTTAAATTTGGTAAGCGAGACGGTTATAACAAAGGCCTCATTAAATCAGAGTACTATTGAATTTACGGAATTATATGACAAATTTCAGAACTCAAGTACGGTTTATAAAGATAAGACAAGAAAGCTTTTAGATAAGATTCCTGAATATCTTGAAAAAATTCAGCAAGGTTATGATATCAATTCTATAAAACAAGATGTACTGAATGAGTACTCCGGTCTTTTAGAAGTTTTTGGTGATTTTGATTCTTCTATGAAGGCTGCTGTTACAAAATTTAAGTCTTCGTCTCAAAATTTAGGCCGAATTTCAGGAGAACTTCAAGAAGGGGTCATGAAGATAAGGATGGTTCCTATAAGCCAGATTTTCAGCCGTTTCCCGCGTGTAGTTAGAGACCTTTCGCGGGATTTAAACAAAAATGTTCAGTTGGTAATTGAAGGTGAAGATACGGAACTTGATAAATCGGTTGTTGAGGATTTGCTTGATCCTATAATGCACTGTGTAAGAAACTCTCTTGATCACGGTGTTGAATCCCCTGATGTACGCAAAAAGCTCGGAAAATCCGAACAAGGAACTCTTCTTTTAAAGGCCAGTAATGAAGGCAATATGATTGTTATTGAAGTTGCCGATGACGGCCATGGAATAGATGTTGAAGCCGTAAAGCAAAAGGCTGTTGAAAGAGGAATTTTACACCCTAATAAAAGCCTTACGGATGTGGAGGCTTTTCAGTTGGTTTTTGCTCCCGGTTTTTCAACGAGTAAAACTATATCCAGTGTATCGGGCCGCGGTGTAGGTCTTGATGTTGTAAAAACTCATATAGAAAAACTAAACGGAACTGTTACGGTAGAATCCGAACCAAATGTAGGAACCCGCTTTATAATAAAATTACCCTTGACTTTGGCAATTATTCAGGGGCTTTTGATAAGGGTAGGGGACGAGGTTTATTCTATACCTATTACCTCTGTTATAGAAAGTCATAGGGTAAAACCTGATGAAATTAACCGTATAGATAACTATGAAGTTTTTAATGTGCGTGATGAGGTTTGCAGCCTGTTAAGGCTCAACCGCTTATTCGGTATTGCATCGGCTGAAACCGATGATGACGGATATAATTACATAGTTGTAGTAGGAACCGAAGAGAAAAAAGTGGGGCTCATGGTTGACAGCTTGATAGGGGAAGAAGCGGTAGTTATCAAACCTTTGAAAGATCAGTTTACTAATTCTCCCGGAATTGCCGGAGCTTCAATTTTGGGTGACGGTTCCGTTTCATTAATTATAGATGTAGCCCAGCTGCTTGAGCTTGGTTTAAAGCAGGAAATGCTGGCTAGAGAACGCCGAGAGGCTTCAGTTTGGTAGGTTTTAAGGAAAGATTATGATGGAAGAAACAAAAGAATTACAGCAAAATACAAAAATCGGCTTAGGTATGGGGGATGCAGATTCTCTTCATGAGCAGATGATTGTTGTTGATTTTAAGATGGTAACTTTTTCTCTTGCCGGTAAGGACTATGCAATAGATATTACGCGTGTTAAAGAAATAGCAAAGGCCGGAAATTTTACCTATGTGCCTAATACATCTCCATTTGTACTTGGCGTATATAACTTGCGAGGCGATATTATTCCGATAATAGATCTGCGCATTTTCTTTAATATTCCCGTACCTTCCCGTAAAAAAAATCAACCTGAAAGTATGGTTATCATAAATGTACAGGATCAAATTTTCGGCGTTGTAGTAGACTTTATTGATAAGGTAGTAGGCGTATCCAGCAGTACTATTCAGCCTCCGCATCCTATTTTTGGGGATATAAATATCAAGTATATTCATGGAGTTGTAGAAAACGGAGGACACTTATATATTCTTCTTGATGTAGATAAGATATTTGCTTCACGTCAGCAAAAAGAAGAAGTAAAAGAAGATTTACCTCCAAGTCCGGCAGGTGTTTTAAAAGATCCTATAAAACCGCAGGTAAATCAGCCTACCGAAAATTTAGATATAAAGTTTATCGGTGATACCTTGGCAGCTATGGGTAAATTCTATATTTCGGCTGTTAACGAAAATTGGGTAAAAGAAAGATATTTGGAATGGAAAGATATTAGGACTACAGGTAGTTTACAGATACAGTCTGAAAAAGATGCCGGAGAATTTTTATCTTCGTTCTTATCTCCTTTTACAAGACGCTTTTGGAGTGAAGCTTATATAAATTCTTATTATAAGATTCTTCCTGAAAACACCTCAACTGTAATTAATGTTTGGTGTATAGGCTGCGGTCCCGGATATGAAGCTTACAGTCTTGCAGTTTTACTTAAAATGCGTTATCCTCGGGCTCTTATAAAGATCTTTGCAAATGATTCGGACTTGTTGGCTATTTCAAATGCTCCTATGCTTTCAGTTCCGGCAGAAGCTGCGTCAGGTATTTATGAACCCTATATGACGAAAACCGCCTCCGGAGGTCTTACTTTCTCGAAAGAGATAAAAGATATGATTTTATTTGAGTACCATGATTGTACTCATCAAAATTCTGTCCCCGATCTGGATATAATTGTAGCAAGGGATGTGCTTTCTTTCTTAAATCCTACTGTACAGAGAACTCTTATTGAGGAATTTAGGGAAAAACTGAAAAATTCCGGTATTATAATTCTAGGTCAAAATGAAGCTATGCCTAAGCAAGATGGATGGCTTAGAAACAGTTCAGGTGATATTGTTATTTTTACAAAAGAATAAATATAAAAATATAAGGAGAAATAAATGCGTGTAGAGTACATTAATCCGTTTAGCGAAGCTGCGTATAATATTCTTTCACAAGTTTTAAGTGAAGACATTAAACGCGGTGACTTATACCTAAAATCGACATGTATGCCGGTTATGGGTGTTGCTGCTATCGTCGGTCTTGCCGGAGATGTTGAGGGCCGTGTTATTTTTGACATGACCTTAGATACTGCCTTAAAGATTGCCTCAGCCATGAATGGCGAGGAAATGAGTGAATTTGACGAACTTGCTCGGGCGACAATTACGGAATTGGCCAATCTTATTACGGCACAAGCTGTAACTAAGCTTCATGATCTAGGCTTTAAGTTTGACTTAACTCCGCCGGCTCTGTTTACGGGCGAGAACATGAAGATATCGAATAATGATATCGAAGCTTTAATTGTGCCGATGACAGCCCCGCAAGGCAGGGTTGAAATAAATGTTGCAATTCGTGATAGAGTATAAGGAAAAATAAAGGAGTTTTATTATGATATCAAAACAAGACTTTCCCAATATTAATGAGCGGGCTCCTGAAGGAAAGAAGCCGGATGGAACACCATATAAGATCTTGGTTGTTGATGACTCTATATTTGTTACAAAACAAATAGGTCAGATCTTAAATAGTGAAGGCTATGAAGTTATTGCTACAGCTGTTGACGGGTTTGAAGGTGTTGAAAAGTATAAAGAGCTTTGTCCCAATGTAGACTTGGTAACAATGGATATTACAATGCCTAAAATGGATGGTATTACAGCTTTGGAGCAAATTATGGCATTTGATAAGAATGCTAAAGTTGTTATGATCAGTGCTCTGGGTAAGGAAGAGTTGGTAAAAAAGGCTCTTTTACTTGGAGCAAAAAACTATATCGTCAAGCCTCTTGACCGCAAAAAGGTCTTGGAGCGTGTCGCAGGTGTTTTAGGTATTTCTTAATTTTACAAAGAGGCTTGAAACTTATGTTTTAAGCCTCTTTTTTTAACCTGATTAATCTGTAACGATTGTTTGCTTTTAAAATAGTGTATGTGTCGTTAAAACTTTTTTTTAAAGCTTTTTTTAAGGTGTGCACGTGATTATAAATTGAATTCTTTTTTAGACCGCTGTTTTCACCCCAAAATATAGTGTTTATCTCCTCATCAGTTAAACCTGTTTTTCTGTTTATTATCAAGTTCTTTAATAAAATTCCGGATTTTTTGGGCAGACTGTGAATATAATCCTTGTTAAAATCAGATTTTTTTCTACATTTTAAAAGAATAATTCTAAGCATCTTTTCGTTGCTTTTTATATTTTTTGATGAATATGAAGAGCTGAATATATTAATGTTTTTTATATTATAATTTCCTGCCGGCAGATAGGTGCATATTGTCATGTCTTTATGAACTCTTTTAAGTAAATGAGCTTCGTTAGAACCGTAATGATCTAGCTCTTTTTTACACACAATAATAGCATCTAATTCACTATCTAAATAATTGCATATAAATTTACTTCCGTTTTCTGCAGCAACGGTTATAATTCCATGATCTTCCAGTTTTTTACACAAAAAAGCGAGAGTTTCTATTTTTCTATCAAAAACCAATACCTTCATAATTATTTTATCGGAAAAAATCTTATATCCCTTAAAAATTTTTCAATTCCTAATGACAAACAGGCAAATAAATTGTATAATCTTTTATATGTATATGTTAAAAGGATGTTCGGGTTATGTTTCTTAAAAGTCTTGAAATTTTCGGATTTAAATCCTTCCCCGATAGAGTAAAAATTGAATTTGCAGATGGTATAACCGCCCTTTTAGGACCTAATGGATGCGGAAAGAGTAATGTTGTGGATGCCGTAAAGTGGGTTCTTGGAGAGCAGTCATCCCGTACTTTAAGGGCCGACAAAATGGAAGACGTTATCTTTAACGGTACCGAAAAACGAAGTCAGCTCAATATTGCAGAAGTTACATTAACTATAAGCAATGAAAAAGGACTTTTAAGTCTTGATTTAAGTGAAATAGCTATAAAAAGGCGGCTTTATAGATCAGGGGAAAGTGAATACTTTATCAATAATCAGCCTGCAAAACTTCGTGAGATTAGAGAGCTTTTTTGGGATACGGGTGTCGGAAAGGCAGCTTATTCCGTTATGGAGCAGGGAAAAATCGACCAGATTCTTTCCAGTAAGCCTGAGGAAAGACGGTATCTTTTTGAAGAAGCGGCCGGTATAACCAAATTTAAGATAAAACGCCAAGATGCAGAAAGAAAACTTGAAAAAACTAAAGAAAACATGCGTCAGATTGAGGGCGTGCTGGGAGAGGTCCGCAGATCCTACGATACTTTAAAAGTTCAATCCGAGCAAACAATTAAATATAGAGAGCTTAGAGATGCCGTTTTTGAGCATGAAAGAGATATTCAGCTTTTGCGCTTAAAAAGCTTCATAGATGGGCTTGCTGCAAAAAAACAAAGCTTGCAGGAAGCTTCCGAAAAAAGAGATTCTATTCAAAAACAAATTGACGGAATTCACGGAATGCTGTCGGAAAATATGGATATTGTAAATGAAATGGAAGAAAAGTTTAATGCTTATAGGACAAAGGTTCTAAACTTGGCAATAGAACAAAAAGGTAAGCAGGAACAAGTTCAGATTTACAATAAGCGCCATTCAGAATTAAAATTAAAACTTAATCAGCTTGAAGCTAAAACCTCAGCTACAAAAGAAAATATAGATAATTTAGAGAATGATATCTCAGAAAAAAATGCTGATGTATTTGAGTTTAAAAAACAGTTTGATGCTATAGAAAAAAATGCTTTAGAGTTTGAAAAAAATATAGATTTGGCAAGTCATAAAATTACATCAAACAAAGAAGATATAAAAAAACTTGAAGATGAGATACGGCATCTTGATGCTATGAGAGAGAATATGGAGCTTGAATTAAAGTCCATAACCGAAGATATTGTTACAGAGCTTGATAAAAATTTAAGGTCGGCCGGATATTCTTCAGCTAATCGATTAGAGGCTGAAAAAGAATTGGATGATGCACTAAGCCGATTAAAAGTTTTAATAACCGGAAGAAAGGATATATTTTCGGATTTTGCTTCAATTCATAATCATTCGCAAGAAGATGTAAAACAATTTGCAGAAAATGCCGTACAAAGTTTTTCTTCGCTTTTAAGTATAAGCAATGAGATAGATTCCTCTCTTGAAAAATATAAAAAATCTTCTGCAGGTTTTATTGATGAATTTTTAGCACCGGAAGGTATTATTACTAAAAAGAGAGCTGTTGATACGGCTATTTTAGAAAATAGGCAATCTATTGAAAATAAGCGTAAAAAGATCAGCGATTTTGGGGAAGAAAATAATACTCTTTCAGCAAAGATAAACGATTACCGAAAAACCCTTGAAGATTTGCGTGTAAGCAGGGCAAAAGTCGATGCTCAAGCAAAAAATGCGGAAGATCAGGTAAAACTTTTGGAAAGACAGCTTTTATCTCAAAAAAATATTCTTCATGATTTGGAAAACGAATTTTTTACGGAAGAAAAACAATTAAAGCAAACTGAAGAAGATATTTCTGAGCTTGAAGGGGAAATTAACTCTCTTGAATATGAGGGACGAAAGTTAAATGATGAGATTGAAAAGCTTGAAAATGAAATTTCAGTAAAGAACTCCGATCTTGCCAGTAAAAGAGGTAAGATTGATAAGCTTACTGCAGAGCTTTCAAAAGCTAATTCTCTTTTAGAAAAATTTCATTTTGACCTTGCAGGTATTGAAGCCGATATACGCAACACAAAAGAAAATTTTAGAGAAAAGCATTCCCGTGAATTGATGGAATTTGAAGAGAGAATGTTTACTCTTAACTCGTCGGTATCTGATCTTAAGGATAGTCTTTCTGTTATTAGACAAAAGCTGGATTCCCTAGGCAGGGTAAATTTTATGGCCCCCGAAGAATTTGAAAATGTAAAAGAAAGATATGAATTTTTAAATAAGCAGATTAGCGACCTTGAAAAAGCAAGAATTGACTTACAAAGAATTACAGATGAGATTACGGCAGAGTCTACTGAACTTTTTTTAGAAACATACAATAAAATTAAAAAGAATTTTCACAATATGTTTAGAAGGCTTTTTGGAGGCGGAAGGGCAGAAATACGCTTAACCGATCCCAAAAATGTTCTTGAATCGGGTATAGAAATATTTGCACAGCCTCCGGGAAAAAAACTTGAAAATATCAGTCTATTATCGGGCGGAGAAAAGTCTATGACAGCGGTAGCTCTTTTATTTGCAACCTATATGGTAAAGCCGTCTCCATTCTGTCTGCTTGATGAAATTGATGCCGCCCTTGATGAACAAAATGTAACCCGCTTTGTTACCACTTTAAGGGAATTTGCAAATGTAAGTCAATATATAGTTATAACCCATAATAAAAAAACGGTTTTGGGTGCAAATACTATGCTTGGTGTTACAATGGAAGAATCGGGTGTTTCAAAGGTTATAGCCATAAGACTTGATAATGAAACGGATATTGATGCAAAAAAACTTGATTTAGTTGATGAACCCTTTGTGGAAGAAGATGTTGAGCCTGAGGAAGGTGTATATATTCCGCCTCATCCTCCTAAAAGAATAAAAACTATAAACGATGAGGAGGAGAATTCAGAAAAAGATGATGGACTTGAAGGATAGAATAAGCGGTTTCTTTAAGAAAATTCAAGATTTTTTCTCAAACAACATAAAAACCGTTATCATAATTACATGTGTTGTTATTTTTATTTTGGTTTTAGTTCTTATTTTGATATTTATATCCTCCGGAAATAAAAATATCCAATCGGATAATCAAGATAAAAAAGCGGTATTATCATCTCAATTATCCGATTTTAAATCTCGAAAAATAAATACCGATAAGCTTCAGCTCATAGATGAACCTTTAAATCTTCCTCCAATTCAGTTTTCAAGAGAACAGCTTAATATTTGGGAAAAAACGGAAACCGATTATTGGTATGAGCCTCCTACGGAAAAGGATATGGAAGAACTTCATAAAAAGAATAAAGAAATTGTCGATAATATATTGGAGGCATCACCATGAAAAATGGAATCCGATCTCTGTTTGTTTTATCTTTTTTTGTGCTAGTTTTTAATTTTTCTTCTTGTGCCACTACCGAAAAAAAACTAGGAACTGAGTTGATTCCTGAAGAACAATCAGAGTCAGATATATCGGCAAAAACTAAAGACAATGAACCTAAAAAGGAAGAGCCTAAGCTTATATTAACACCTTCTGTTCAAGAACCTGCTATTAGCCCCGTTATAAAACCTAAGCTTTCAGCTAAGCCTACAGAGCCTAATATTGAAACCAACGATTCGGTAAGCTCAATTTCAGATCCTAAGCCTGTAACTGATAAACCGGAGTTGGAATTGATAATTGTTGCGGAAGATCAAGAATATCCTGTTACAGGAGACTCATCTAAAGATGAAGATAAGACTTTACCTAAAACTGAACCTTTATCTAAAAATAAAGCTTCGATTCAAGCTGAGACGCCTGCTGCAAGTTCAACTCAAAAAACAGAAACTAAAAAAACTCCTTTTTCAGCTTCAAATTCTCAAGCATCAAGTCCTCCGCCCGTTTCGGAGCCCTCAAGCCCTGTGCCTGAGCTTAAACCTCCAAAGCTTAATAATTCTAATGTAAAAGAGAATCCTCCGGATATAGTTGTTTCTAATGAAAAAGACGGCCTTTCTGATGTATCTGCTTCTAATGCAAAGCTTACTGAATCTGAAGCCGCTAAATTTTTTTCAGAGTTTCCCAGTACGGAGCCTTATGAAATTACAGAGGAAAAAGCATCCAGATCGGTAAAATTGTATACCGGTCAAAGACTTGAAGTTTTATATCCTGGGGAAGGATGGGTTTATTTAGGGGAATCTACGGCACAAAAAGGAATAAAATATCAGCAGAGAAAACTTCAAAACGGTACTTCAATTTTTCATTTTGGGGCTGCAAATGAAGGTAGCTATATTCTCAATTTTTCTTATTTTGATGTTTTTTCGGATAACTTTATTTCTGACTCAATAGCGGTTTATGTTGAAACGGCAAAGACAAAACTTAGTGATACGGTTAAAGCCCCTGATTATAAAGGAAGTATAAGTACGGCAAAGTCAAGTCCGAATGAAAACAAAGCTAAGACTAAGGATGATGGTTTATCCAAAACATTGCAAGGTACTGCGATAAAGAAAGATACTTCTCCCATAAAAAATGAGAATAATGATTCAAAACTATATGATTCATCAGATCTCTTGACTGTAGTAGGAGATGAAAATGTCGAAAAAAACGAGTCTATTGTAAAAACAGATGTAAAATCGGCTCAGGAGGCATTAGATAAGATAAGGGCATATATTTCGGAAGGAAATGCAGCAAGTGCTCTAAATTCGGCAGATGATTTTTTTAAAAATTATTCGGTCAATTTGGATGAAGCCTTATTTTTACGCGGTCAAGCATACGAGTTAAACGGGCCTAATAAAAATGTAAAAAAAGCCTTGGAAGCCTATCAAACCTTGACTAAGGCCTATCCCGAAAGCAAATTTTGGGACAAAGCAGATGCAAGAATAAGGTACATCAAAAAATTCTATATCGATATAAAGTAGGATTTAGTATTAGTTGTAAACTATAAAGAATTATCCAACCGCTTGACTAAACATCTTCTTTAGGTCATTATATCGGACATGGAAACTAGAAGTATTTTTAAAAATATATCGCCGATAGATCATCGTTATTCCCTTCCGCAAGGAGGTCTTTATGACGAACTGTCGGTTTTTTTATCGGAAGAAGCGGGCATCGTTTATTGTGCCATGGCCGAAATGGCCCTTGTAAAGGCTCATCTTAAAATCTCAGAAGAAAAAAAAGACTCTTTACTTCCCAAACTGAGCAGCGAGCTTGAAAAAACATTGGATGATATTGCATTAAATATCGATCCTTCCGAAGTTTATGAAGAAGAACATAAGACCCAGCACAATATAAGGGCCTTGGTAAATGTATTAAAGAAAAAAGTCCCCGAAAATACAGCTCCCTTGGTTCACCTTGGAGCTACCAGTGCCGACATTCTCGACACGGCCTTTTCTATGAGGATAAGGGATGCTGTCATAAAGGTAATAATTCCTCTTTTAAAGAAAACCGAGCTTTTGCTTTGCGATATAGCTGAAAGAGAGGCTGAAACGCCTCAGGTCGGGCGTACTCACGGTCAGCATGCGGTTCCGATTACCTTCGGCTATGCCGTTTCCGAATATGTAGCCCGTCTGGGTAAGTCGATTTTAAAAATGGAAGAGCTTGTAAAAGATTTACGCGGAAAATTTGCCGGAGCCGTAGGGGCTTATAATGCGGCTTCTTTAATAGTTTCAGATCCGATGAGGTTTGAAAAAATCTATCTTGATTATCTCGGCTTAAAGCCTTCCGAATATTCTCATCAGCTTGTGGAGCCCGAATACATGCTCCGCCTCCTTCTTGAAGCCAATATTGCCTTCGGCATAATTGCAAACCTTGCAGACGATTTACGCAATTTGCAAAGAACCGAGATAGGGGAGGTTTTTGAATATTTTAGTGCAACACAGGTAGGCTCTTCCACCATGCCTCAAAAGCGTAACCCATGGAACTCCGAGCATGTAAAAAGCTTGTGGAAGACATTTTCTCCACGCGTGATGAGTTTTTATATGGACCAAATCTCGGAGCACCAAAGAGATTTATCCAACTCTGCAAGTCAGAGGTTTATAGCCGATTATCTGACAGGCCTTGCCTTGGCCTTTAACCGCATGAATTCAATCTTAAAGGGCTTGCAGGCCGATAGGGAAAACATGCTTAAAAACCTCTTACAGGGAGGCGGAAAGGTTAGGGGAGGCGTTATGGCTGAGCCTGCTTATATTCTTTTGGCGGAATGCGGTGTTTCCGATGCCCATGAGGTAATACGCAAGATTACCCTTGCTGCCGAAAATCAAAAGATAAGTTTTTATG
Proteins encoded in this window:
- a CDS encoding CheR family methyltransferase, translating into MEETKELQQNTKIGLGMGDADSLHEQMIVVDFKMVTFSLAGKDYAIDITRVKEIAKAGNFTYVPNTSPFVLGVYNLRGDIIPIIDLRIFFNIPVPSRKKNQPESMVIINVQDQIFGVVVDFIDKVVGVSSSTIQPPHPIFGDINIKYIHGVVENGGHLYILLDVDKIFASRQQKEEVKEDLPPSPAGVLKDPIKPQVNQPTENLDIKFIGDTLAAMGKFYISAVNENWVKERYLEWKDIRTTGSLQIQSEKDAGEFLSSFLSPFTRRFWSEAYINSYYKILPENTSTVINVWCIGCGPGYEAYSLAVLLKMRYPRALIKIFANDSDLLAISNAPMLSVPAEAASGIYEPYMTKTASGGLTFSKEIKDMILFEYHDCTHQNSVPDLDIIVARDVLSFLNPTVQRTLIEEFREKLKNSGIIILGQNEAMPKQDGWLRNSSGDIVIFTKE
- the bamD gene encoding outer membrane protein assembly factor BamD is translated as MKNGIRSLFVLSFFVLVFNFSSCATTEKKLGTELIPEEQSESDISAKTKDNEPKKEEPKLILTPSVQEPAISPVIKPKLSAKPTEPNIETNDSVSSISDPKPVTDKPELELIIVAEDQEYPVTGDSSKDEDKTLPKTEPLSKNKASIQAETPAASSTQKTETKKTPFSASNSQASSPPPVSEPSSPVPELKPPKLNNSNVKENPPDIVVSNEKDGLSDVSASNAKLTESEAAKFFSEFPSTEPYEITEEKASRSVKLYTGQRLEVLYPGEGWVYLGESTAQKGIKYQQRKLQNGTSIFHFGAANEGSYILNFSYFDVFSDNFISDSIAVYVETAKTKLSDTVKAPDYKGSISTAKSSPNENKAKTKDDGLSKTLQGTAIKKDTSPIKNENNDSKLYDSSDLLTVVGDENVEKNESIVKTDVKSAQEALDKIRAYISEGNAASALNSADDFFKNYSVNLDEALFLRGQAYELNGPNKNVKKALEAYQTLTKAYPESKFWDKADARIRYIKKFYIDIK
- a CDS encoding chemotaxis protein CheX, whose translation is MRVEYINPFSEAAYNILSQVLSEDIKRGDLYLKSTCMPVMGVAAIVGLAGDVEGRVIFDMTLDTALKIASAMNGEEMSEFDELARATITELANLITAQAVTKLHDLGFKFDLTPPALFTGENMKISNNDIEALIVPMTAPQGRVEINVAIRDRV
- a CDS encoding chemotaxis protein CheA; its protein translation is MSDYLDINNEELLKDFFSEAEQQVEILESNVLVIEQNPEDRNAVDEIFRAAHTLKGGSATVEMTELSQFTHAMEDLLDEIRSGNVQVTGEAVDLLLRSIDIIKLMLDARASGSIYSDDVSGIVNQLRSFIPEKANKKSSKASASISGPKMPTKVSEVSKPKQSDSSLKLSDYFSEYEILELAETIQKGEDLYAVIVKFDESNLMNSVGGIQVFAALKDYGSVLKTSPDFDALYEDEFHETVIYFLSSSAEKNILEKAAFIGDVTLSATAEKLDLHEEANSDKPAEASEPAETKQTEPENQEKKQAEVSAEKSAAPAEKPEKKQPHTSSQGGGHSSGSVLRVDANRIDYLLNLVSETVITKASLNQSTIEFTELYDKFQNSSTVYKDKTRKLLDKIPEYLEKIQQGYDINSIKQDVLNEYSGLLEVFGDFDSSMKAAVTKFKSSSQNLGRISGELQEGVMKIRMVPISQIFSRFPRVVRDLSRDLNKNVQLVIEGEDTELDKSVVEDLLDPIMHCVRNSLDHGVESPDVRKKLGKSEQGTLLLKASNEGNMIVIEVADDGHGIDVEAVKQKAVERGILHPNKSLTDVEAFQLVFAPGFSTSKTISSVSGRGVGLDVVKTHIEKLNGTVTVESEPNVGTRFIIKLPLTLAIIQGLLIRVGDEVYSIPITSVIESHRVKPDEINRIDNYEVFNVRDEVCSLLRLNRLFGIASAETDDDGYNYIVVVGTEEKKVGLMVDSLIGEEAVVIKPLKDQFTNSPGIAGASILGDGSVSLIIDVAQLLELGLKQEMLARERREASVW
- a CDS encoding helix-turn-helix domain-containing protein; translation: MKVLVFDRKIETLAFLCKKLEDHGIITVAAENGSKFICNYLDSELDAIIVCKKELDHYGSNEAHLLKRVHKDMTICTYLPAGNYNIKNINIFSSSYSSKNIKSNEKMLRIILLKCRKKSDFNKDYIHSLPKKSGILLKNLIINRKTGLTDEEINTIFWGENSGLKKNSIYNHVHTLKKALKKSFNDTYTILKANNRYRLIRLKKEA
- a CDS encoding lyase family protein, with product METRSIFKNISPIDHRYSLPQGGLYDELSVFLSEEAGIVYCAMAEMALVKAHLKISEEKKDSLLPKLSSELEKTLDDIALNIDPSEVYEEEHKTQHNIRALVNVLKKKVPENTAPLVHLGATSADILDTAFSMRIRDAVIKVIIPLLKKTELLLCDIAEREAETPQVGRTHGQHAVPITFGYAVSEYVARLGKSILKMEELVKDLRGKFAGAVGAYNAASLIVSDPMRFEKIYLDYLGLKPSEYSHQLVEPEYMLRLLLEANIAFGIIANLADDLRNLQRTEIGEVFEYFSATQVGSSTMPQKRNPWNSEHVKSLWKTFSPRVMSFYMDQISEHQRDLSNSASQRFIADYLTGLALAFNRMNSILKGLQADRENMLKNLLQGGGKVRGGVMAEPAYILLAECGVSDAHEVIRKITLAAENQKISFYEALKAEEKVFALVTERLKELNFDKPEEFFANPERYRGLANVKAKALAEKYKALM
- a CDS encoding AAA family ATPase, with the protein product MFLKSLEIFGFKSFPDRVKIEFADGITALLGPNGCGKSNVVDAVKWVLGEQSSRTLRADKMEDVIFNGTEKRSQLNIAEVTLTISNEKGLLSLDLSEIAIKRRLYRSGESEYFINNQPAKLREIRELFWDTGVGKAAYSVMEQGKIDQILSSKPEERRYLFEEAAGITKFKIKRQDAERKLEKTKENMRQIEGVLGEVRRSYDTLKVQSEQTIKYRELRDAVFEHERDIQLLRLKSFIDGLAAKKQSLQEASEKRDSIQKQIDGIHGMLSENMDIVNEMEEKFNAYRTKVLNLAIEQKGKQEQVQIYNKRHSELKLKLNQLEAKTSATKENIDNLENDISEKNADVFEFKKQFDAIEKNALEFEKNIDLASHKITSNKEDIKKLEDEIRHLDAMRENMELELKSITEDIVTELDKNLRSAGYSSANRLEAEKELDDALSRLKVLITGRKDIFSDFASIHNHSQEDVKQFAENAVQSFSSLLSISNEIDSSLEKYKKSSAGFIDEFLAPEGIITKKRAVDTAILENRQSIENKRKKISDFGEENNTLSAKINDYRKTLEDLRVSRAKVDAQAKNAEDQVKLLERQLLSQKNILHDLENEFFTEEKQLKQTEEDISELEGEINSLEYEGRKLNDEIEKLENEISVKNSDLASKRGKIDKLTAELSKANSLLEKFHFDLAGIEADIRNTKENFREKHSRELMEFEERMFTLNSSVSDLKDSLSVIRQKLDSLGRVNFMAPEEFENVKERYEFLNKQISDLEKARIDLQRITDEITAESTELFLETYNKIKKNFHNMFRRLFGGGRAEIRLTDPKNVLESGIEIFAQPPGKKLENISLLSGGEKSMTAVALLFATYMVKPSPFCLLDEIDAALDEQNVTRFVTTLREFANVSQYIVITHNKKTVLGANTMLGVTMEESGVSKVIAIRLDNETDIDAKKLDLVDEPFVEEDVEPEEGVYIPPHPPKRIKTINDEEENSEKDDGLEG
- a CDS encoding response regulator is translated as MISKQDFPNINERAPEGKKPDGTPYKILVVDDSIFVTKQIGQILNSEGYEVIATAVDGFEGVEKYKELCPNVDLVTMDITMPKMDGITALEQIMAFDKNAKVVMISALGKEELVKKALLLGAKNYIVKPLDRKKVLERVAGVLGIS